Below is a window of Tolypothrix bouteillei VB521301 DNA.
GAAAAGACAAAGCCAATTTTTTAGTTAAGTTTAAGAAAGAGGTTTCCAACTAATCCGAATTGACCCAATCGGTGGGGTTAACTGCAGCTAAATCGTTAACTTTGGGGCGATCGCCCCAAATTGATTTAGACAAATTACCTCCTGTAAAGCACAAGGGACTCATATTGTTAGTGAGCCGGGAAGAACCTTGTCGAAAAGCTATAGAATATCATCTCCCACAATTGGAGCGTTGTTGGTTAATTTGTTCTTCGCAAACCCTTGATTTAGCAAAAAAGTTAAAACAAGATTTTCCCAATCTAAAGATTCCAGAACCAATAATTATTAACGATATCTACGAGCCTTTAGAGTTCTATCAAGAAGTCAGAAAAATTTATAACTATTTGCCCCAGGAATGGGTGATAGAGGATGTCGTTGCAGATTTTACAGGAATGACTGCTCAGGCTAGTGTAGGAATGGCTATTGCTTCTTTGTGCGAACAAAGTTCATTACAATATACACCAGCTGAGTTAAAAGATGGAAAGCCAACAGGACGTTCTTTAAACCCGATTGAAATTACATTCGCTACAAGCAAAAAACACCGAGGAGACAAGATAGTTGCAACATGAGACGTGATGTCATCATAACCTTTGAAATCACGATTTAATCATACCATTTCTGTATAAAGATGCATCTAATTAGCCTGTGTAGGCAGGCTTTGTTTGTATAGCCGAGGCAGCGCGTTGCCCAGAGCAGCGCCGTGCGGGGGTTCCCCCCGTTGAGGCGACTGCGGGAGGTCCCCCCCGTTGTAGCGCCTGCCGTCCACATTTCTAATGTGAGGGAATTTTAAGCGCAACCTCATATAGGATTAGTATAAGAAGTCCGCGCAGGCAGTGAGTCCAGACTTTACTTATCTGAAAACGGTATTACCTATCTTAAAGCTGATGATTTTCCAGGGTTTTACAGTACATTTGTTCTGCTCGTGAGAATTCAAGGAACGTTCCAGTAAGTCTACTGGCTCATCCAAAGTCAAACCCAAGTCACTTTGCAATTCTAACTCTGCTGTTTTCCCATGGCATTCATAGCACCTGAGAATCCACTGTTCTGGGTCATCTTCTGACTGCTTGAAAGCCATCAAGATTAAATTCTCATCTGATAAGTTCAACAAACTACCACTTGGTGGTAAAGAACTCTGACGATTTTGCTGTTGTGGATTCAGTACCAGCACTTGCAAGGGTATATTTAATTCATATCCCCGTTTTACTGTATTGGCTGTTTCCCAGCTCTGGGCATGAGGATATAAGGCATAAGTAAATTCATGATAACCTCGATCTGCTTCCGGATTGGGCCAATTGGGACTGCGTAGCAACGTCAAGCGGAGTTGGTTGGGTTGGCTGTCGTAACCGTATTTACAATCATTCAGCAAACTGACACCGTAGTGATTTTGGATTTCCGTTAAGTCAGCCCAACGCAATGCGGGAACTTCCCATTTTGCCTTTTCTGCTGGAGTTGTCGGTTTGGTTGTCCGACGAATAGCCCCACAGGGAATTTCATAAGTCGCAAAGTCTGCTTCTAAGTTTAGTGGAAAAGCCACCTTTACCAAGACATGATTTTCTTGCCAATTCACTTTGTTTGCTATCTTGAGAACAGCAGACTCTTTTTCTAAAATGTAATCTTGCGAAAACGTTGATTGACCTATTCTTCGCACCACTCGCACGCGGGTTCGCAACGCACCCCTTTCTAAATGATGAACGCTTAACAATTCCGCAGGTGGTAAAGGATGTTGAGCATAATTTGGGTCAATATTCCAAGCATCCCAGTACTGACCGCTATCTTGGAATGCTTGGAGTTGATTTCCCAATCCACTGAGAACTTCACGGTGATTGGTTTTATCAAAAACGTTGGACAGATCTCCCGTTTCTGGGTCAATTGTCACTCGCAAACACTCATTTTCTAAAACGAACTCTTCAAATGGTTTGAGAGACTCCAAAGTAGGTTTACACGGACACAACCAGAAGACACGATAACCACAAGCAGGAATCTCACTGACAAAAAACGAAACTGACTTTACTGGTATTTCATCACCATTTGGTTCGCGTCTAAATCCCATAAAACGGCTCTGAGACTCAACCTCTTGACCGTCCAAATTATATATCGTCCAATCCCGGCGCTCATCATCCTCTTCTGGAAACTCAAGTTCAACGATTTGCGATCGCACCCAATTGAGAGAATTGAAAATAACAACTGGTTGTGCTTCAGGCTGTGGAGGTGTCGGTAGAGAGATTTGGGATGCGATCGCATTCAAAGACTGTTGCACGATACTACTACCAACTCGTTCCACTTCTTGCCAAGTTGGTAATGCATCCACATAAACTTGATGAATAGAAGAACCGGGCAAAATATCGTGAAATTGATTGAATAAAACATTTTTCCATGCAAATTCTAGCTCGGACTTCGGATAACTTGCGCCAACACTTAAAGTTGCCCAAGCTGCAAAAAGTTCTGCTTGATAGAGCAACCCCTCACAATGACGGTTCCAGCGTTTTTGGTCGCTGTGAGTTGTGTAGCAACCCCGATGGAATTCCAAATACAATTCGTCCTCCCAGGTGGGGAGTGGAGAGGGGGAGAGGGGGAGAGGGGGAGAGGGGGGAGAGGGGGTAGACACGGTAGAAACTTCTTCCTTATCCCCCGTGTCCCTGTTTTCTCCTTGTCCCTTAATTTGCTGCAAGTAACTTTCAGAAGTACAAAATTCAACATCGGGAAATACGGGAGATTTTTGCCAGCGACGGGCGGTTTCCAACATATCGCGAGTCGGTCCGCCCCCATGATCCCCCACACCGGGAAGCCATAGAGATTCAACTAACCCCGTTTGCGATCGCCACTCACAAGCATAAGATACCATCTTCACAGGATCGATACCTTCACCAATCAACGCAGACATATAGCTGAAGACTTCACTTCCATCAGGAGACTTCCACCAAAAAGCACCATGCTCAAATCGAGTTGTATCATTCCACCGCAACTTCTGAGTTACAAAATACTCAACACCTCCATTCACTAAAAACTGAGGCAAAGTTGCACAAAAACCAAAACTATCAGGAACCCATACCACACTAGAAAACTTACCAAACTTCTCCAATACGTAGCGTTGACCGTAGAGAAGTTGACGAACAATAGATTCACCCGCAATCAAATTCAGTTCAGGTTCAACCCAAAAACCACCCACCACTTCCCAACGCCCATCAGCCACCGCCTGTTGAATAGCACCAAACAAATCCGGACGGTGTTCCTCAATCCAAGCATAAAGAGCCGGAGTAGAATGACAGAAAATCAACTCAGGAAAACCTTCCTGTAAACTCAAAACTGATTCAAAAGTTTTTTGTGCAGCTTGCCAAGTTTCATTCACAGGCCACAACCATGCTAGATCGAGATGAGCGTGACCCAACAAAAAAATTTTGGATTTTAGATGTTGGATTTTAAATCCTCGAAGTTTTTGACGAACAACAGACAACAACTCCTCAAACTCTTCCTTCGCGCCCTTCGCGTCTTTGCGGTTCAATCCCTTCCAATCCAACTCCTCAATAAAAACCCTCAAAGCATCCAACCTTTCAGGCTCAAAACACTCCAAACAACGCTCCACAACAGCCAACTCATCAGCCACAAAACCAGGTTCCACAGAACCATCGTTGTTAGATTCATAAACCAATTGCGACTTCACCAACGCACCATCACAATGACCCGGACTCACCAAACGCAACGCTACCGTCAATTCCTCTCCCGGCGTTACCCCTTTACTCAAAAGCACTCTGGGAAATGAATCAAATAAATCCCCCTCAACTATCAACTGTCCGTTCACATAAACTTTGGCAGAATCAGCCCACCAAACGAGCGCCAGCCGCAAACACAAACCCTCTAAGGGATAACCCTGTAAATCCTCAGGAATGATTAATTTTTGTAAAAGCCATAAAACCTTTTGACCTCCAGCCCAAGTAATTTGTCCTTTTGGATTCAGCTTGGCAAAGTTCCAAGAAGATAGATCGGATGCAGTTACCTCAACTGCACTCAAGTCACCTTCAAAACATCGCCACGAAGGCAGAATATTTACCTGACTCCAAGAACGCAGTTTTGCGATCGCGTCAGAAATTGATTTAGTATCGGCTTGAGATACGGGAGATGTCATATTTCCGCTAATATGAGAGAACTGACAAACATCAACAATCTTTCGTCTATTGTTTTGTGGGAGTCGGGCTACTCATAAAACTCTCAACAAAAATTAACTACCATGCCTTCTGCTTCTTCTGGTCGTTATCAAAGCAGACTATTTAACTTCTTCCACCAACAATCTCGGCGCTGGGGCGAACAGTTCGAGCGCACTGTACGGCAAATACAAGTCACTACCAGTTGGTCTATAGAAGGTCTTCTCCATTCAGTATATATGCTCATCCAAAAAGCTGTCGAGTCATCCAACAGACAGCTCAATACGGCTGAGGAAAA
It encodes the following:
- a CDS encoding alpha-mannosidase, translated to MTSPVSQADTKSISDAIAKLRSWSQVNILPSWRCFEGDLSAVEVTASDLSSWNFAKLNPKGQITWAGGQKVLWLLQKLIIPEDLQGYPLEGLCLRLALVWWADSAKVYVNGQLIVEGDLFDSFPRVLLSKGVTPGEELTVALRLVSPGHCDGALVKSQLVYESNNDGSVEPGFVADELAVVERCLECFEPERLDALRVFIEELDWKGLNRKDAKGAKEEFEELLSVVRQKLRGFKIQHLKSKIFLLGHAHLDLAWLWPVNETWQAAQKTFESVLSLQEGFPELIFCHSTPALYAWIEEHRPDLFGAIQQAVADGRWEVVGGFWVEPELNLIAGESIVRQLLYGQRYVLEKFGKFSSVVWVPDSFGFCATLPQFLVNGGVEYFVTQKLRWNDTTRFEHGAFWWKSPDGSEVFSYMSALIGEGIDPVKMVSYACEWRSQTGLVESLWLPGVGDHGGGPTRDMLETARRWQKSPVFPDVEFCTSESYLQQIKGQGENRDTGDKEEVSTVSTPSPPSPPLPLSPSPLPTWEDELYLEFHRGCYTTHSDQKRWNRHCEGLLYQAELFAAWATLSVGASYPKSELEFAWKNVLFNQFHDILPGSSIHQVYVDALPTWQEVERVGSSIVQQSLNAIASQISLPTPPQPEAQPVVIFNSLNWVRSQIVELEFPEEDDERRDWTIYNLDGQEVESQSRFMGFRREPNGDEIPVKSVSFFVSEIPACGYRVFWLCPCKPTLESLKPFEEFVLENECLRVTIDPETGDLSNVFDKTNHREVLSGLGNQLQAFQDSGQYWDAWNIDPNYAQHPLPPAELLSVHHLERGALRTRVRVVRRIGQSTFSQDYILEKESAVLKIANKVNWQENHVLVKVAFPLNLEADFATYEIPCGAIRRTTKPTTPAEKAKWEVPALRWADLTEIQNHYGVSLLNDCKYGYDSQPNQLRLTLLRSPNWPNPEADRGYHEFTYALYPHAQSWETANTVKRGYELNIPLQVLVLNPQQQNRQSSLPPSGSLLNLSDENLILMAFKQSEDDPEQWILRCYECHGKTAELELQSDLGLTLDEPVDLLERSLNSHEQNKCTVKPWKIISFKIGNTVFR